The Glycine soja cultivar W05 chromosome 6, ASM419377v2, whole genome shotgun sequence genome has a window encoding:
- the LOC114416600 gene encoding exocyst complex component EXO70A1-like isoform X1 produces MVFMLIMINIQSWLQKPKVWRFVCFFSSVVGLLCYAFSSSFNNLFGKWTWWKILLYIGFSFIICLTVLFAKVWECSTSPRVEAHMAFFILMITSVYAFFFDKEVKGKPDAYSLVSCAAFAIMSLAVSRLSHFGFEVDLLHFFSGVLTIQLMKIKSWLVIVGGSFSYSLVILRSSLVAARSGYHGLQDQNHHHVVIEFGSHSESQGTRTSSSTTQVDTSQAIVIMAQEAISSPEIEDLGFQVTESQQRNNDSDNNSIVTQFMGCIEALKKEKEKVIFTIFKHAEEYLKASLVQTPVLQLHCDDNLVVDSLPSVIINDLRECVRLMVTAGLKEECIDVYITWRREFLGEMLSWLIKLKIARFYIKALCVADRILLPNERRLCECVFEGSIPLEDKYPALPGIHRFGFRKKLDSYPGLPGRIHGSKFGELLSLTYGVKEKAIVPGGRVHQITLDVLDYAGIIDEQLTDLLDCSLEGKFPLNNIAMITNLLDSSLEANSQNYHDPILSYVFIINNRSYIRRRAMRGGLRHILGNDWIRKNTTSIKENLQLYLRSSWNKILDILKLDINESEPNVAAQLMKNKLRSFNEHFDDICNIQSTWFVFTKELRRKIIQSIEKILLPEYGNFIGRLQDFIGNQAYEHIEYGMFDIQDRLNNLFLVRE; encoded by the coding sequence ATGGTCTTCATGTTGATCATGATCAATATTCAGAGTTGGCTGCAGAAGCCAAAGGTATGGAGATttgtgtgtttcttttcatcTGTTGTTGGACTGCTCTGTTACGCTTTCAGCTCTTCTTTCAATAATCTATTTGGAAAGTGGACATGGTGGAAGATATTACTTTACATTggttttagtttcattatctgcCTTACTGTCTTGTTTGCAAAGGTTTGGGAGTGCTCCACCTCTCCTCGGGTGGAAGCTCACATggccttttttattttgatgatcaCTTCTGTGTATGCTTTTTTCTTCGATAAAGAAGTGAAAGGGAAACCAGACGCATATAGCCTTGTTTCATGTGCTGCATTTGCAATCATGTCTTTGGCTGTATCAAGATTGAGTCATTTTGGTTTTGAGGTTGATCTCTTACACTTTTTCAGTGGAGTCCTAACAATACAACTCatgaaaataaagtcatggttaGTCATTGTTGGAGGAAGTTTCAGTTATTCCCTCGTCATTCTTCGTTCCTCTTTGGTTGCTGCGAGAAGTGGGTATCATGGACTCCAAGATCAAAATCATCATCATGTAGTCATTGAATTTGGTTCACATTCAGAATCACAGGGAACCAGAACCAGTTCTAGCACTACTCAAGTAGATACGTCCCAAGCTATTGTTATCATGGCACAGGAAGCTATTTCCTCTCCAGAAATTGAGGATCTAGGATTCCAAGTCACTGAATCACAACAAAGAAATAATGATAGTGATAACAATAGTATTGTGACACAGTTCATGGGTTGCATAGAGGCGCTtaagaaggagaaagagaaagttATTTTCACAATTTTCAAGCATGCTGAGGAATACCTCAAAGCTAGTCTTGTCCAGACTCCAGTGCTGCAATTGCATTGTGATGACAACTTGGTGGTGGATTCTCTGCCATCAGTTATTATCAATGACCTTCGTGAATGTGTAAGGCTGATGGTGACAGCAGGGTTAAAGGAGGAATGCATTGACGTGTACATTACTTGGCGGAGGGAGTTTCTGGGTGAGATGCTATCATGGTTGATAAAGCTCAAAATTGCCCGGTTTTATATAAAAGCTTTGTGCGTAGCTGATAGGATATTATTACCCAATGAAAGAAGACTATGTGAATGCGTCTTTGAAGGGTCCATTCCCCTTGAGGATAAGTACCCTGCATTACCCGGAATACATAGGTTCGGGTTTCGGAAGAAGTTGGACAGTTATCCTGGATTGCCCGGAAGAATACATGGAAGTAAGTTCGGGGAATTGTTAAGTCTTACTTACGGTGTTAAGGAGAAAGCCATTGTTCCCGGCGGCAGGGTTCATCAGATTACCCTTGATGTGCTGGACTACGCTGGGATTATAGATGAACAGTTAACAGACCTGTTAGACTGCAGTTTGGAAGGAAAGTTTCCACTGAATAACATAGCCATGATAACAAACCTGTTAGACAGCAGTTTGGAAGCCAACTCCCAAAATTACCATGATCCTATTTTGAGTTACGTTTTCATCATCAACAATCGAAGCTACATACGGCGAAGGGCAATGCGGGGTGGATTGAGACACATTCTTGGAAATGACTGGATTCGAAAAAACACAACTAGTATCAAAGAAAACCTTCAACTCTATCTGAGAAGCTCATGGAATAAGATCTTGGATATTTTGAAGCTGGACATCAATGAGTCAGAGCCTAATGTTGCGGCACAGTTAATGAAAAACAAGCTTCGTTCCTTCAACGAACACTTCGACGATATATGCAACATTCAGTCTACGTGGTTTGTCTTCACTAAGGAGCTAAggagaaaaataatacaatCCATAGAAAAGATCTTGTTGCCAGAATATGGAAACTTCATTGGGAGGTTGCAGGATTTTATTGGTAACCAAGCTTATGAGCACATTGAGTATGGAATGTTTGACATTCAAGATAGACTCAACAATTTGTTTCTTGTAAGAGAGTAG
- the LOC114416600 gene encoding exocyst complex component EXO70B1-like isoform X2 — MKIKSWLVIVGGSFSYSLVILRSSLVAARSGYHGLQDQNHHHVVIEFGSHSESQGTRTSSSTTQVDTSQAIVIMAQEAISSPEIEDLGFQVTESQQRNNDSDNNSIVTQFMGCIEALKKEKEKVIFTIFKHAEEYLKASLVQTPVLQLHCDDNLVVDSLPSVIINDLRECVRLMVTAGLKEECIDVYITWRREFLGEMLSWLIKLKIARFYIKALCVADRILLPNERRLCECVFEGSIPLEDKYPALPGIHRFGFRKKLDSYPGLPGRIHGSKFGELLSLTYGVKEKAIVPGGRVHQITLDVLDYAGIIDEQLTDLLDCSLEGKFPLNNIAMITNLLDSSLEANSQNYHDPILSYVFIINNRSYIRRRAMRGGLRHILGNDWIRKNTTSIKENLQLYLRSSWNKILDILKLDINESEPNVAAQLMKNKLRSFNEHFDDICNIQSTWFVFTKELRRKIIQSIEKILLPEYGNFIGRLQDFIGNQAYEHIEYGMFDIQDRLNNLFLVRE, encoded by the coding sequence atgaaaataaagtcatggttaGTCATTGTTGGAGGAAGTTTCAGTTATTCCCTCGTCATTCTTCGTTCCTCTTTGGTTGCTGCGAGAAGTGGGTATCATGGACTCCAAGATCAAAATCATCATCATGTAGTCATTGAATTTGGTTCACATTCAGAATCACAGGGAACCAGAACCAGTTCTAGCACTACTCAAGTAGATACGTCCCAAGCTATTGTTATCATGGCACAGGAAGCTATTTCCTCTCCAGAAATTGAGGATCTAGGATTCCAAGTCACTGAATCACAACAAAGAAATAATGATAGTGATAACAATAGTATTGTGACACAGTTCATGGGTTGCATAGAGGCGCTtaagaaggagaaagagaaagttATTTTCACAATTTTCAAGCATGCTGAGGAATACCTCAAAGCTAGTCTTGTCCAGACTCCAGTGCTGCAATTGCATTGTGATGACAACTTGGTGGTGGATTCTCTGCCATCAGTTATTATCAATGACCTTCGTGAATGTGTAAGGCTGATGGTGACAGCAGGGTTAAAGGAGGAATGCATTGACGTGTACATTACTTGGCGGAGGGAGTTTCTGGGTGAGATGCTATCATGGTTGATAAAGCTCAAAATTGCCCGGTTTTATATAAAAGCTTTGTGCGTAGCTGATAGGATATTATTACCCAATGAAAGAAGACTATGTGAATGCGTCTTTGAAGGGTCCATTCCCCTTGAGGATAAGTACCCTGCATTACCCGGAATACATAGGTTCGGGTTTCGGAAGAAGTTGGACAGTTATCCTGGATTGCCCGGAAGAATACATGGAAGTAAGTTCGGGGAATTGTTAAGTCTTACTTACGGTGTTAAGGAGAAAGCCATTGTTCCCGGCGGCAGGGTTCATCAGATTACCCTTGATGTGCTGGACTACGCTGGGATTATAGATGAACAGTTAACAGACCTGTTAGACTGCAGTTTGGAAGGAAAGTTTCCACTGAATAACATAGCCATGATAACAAACCTGTTAGACAGCAGTTTGGAAGCCAACTCCCAAAATTACCATGATCCTATTTTGAGTTACGTTTTCATCATCAACAATCGAAGCTACATACGGCGAAGGGCAATGCGGGGTGGATTGAGACACATTCTTGGAAATGACTGGATTCGAAAAAACACAACTAGTATCAAAGAAAACCTTCAACTCTATCTGAGAAGCTCATGGAATAAGATCTTGGATATTTTGAAGCTGGACATCAATGAGTCAGAGCCTAATGTTGCGGCACAGTTAATGAAAAACAAGCTTCGTTCCTTCAACGAACACTTCGACGATATATGCAACATTCAGTCTACGTGGTTTGTCTTCACTAAGGAGCTAAggagaaaaataatacaatCCATAGAAAAGATCTTGTTGCCAGAATATGGAAACTTCATTGGGAGGTTGCAGGATTTTATTGGTAACCAAGCTTATGAGCACATTGAGTATGGAATGTTTGACATTCAAGATAGACTCAACAATTTGTTTCTTGTAAGAGAGTAG
- the LOC114415927 gene encoding uncharacterized protein LOC114415927 produces the protein MELPKGYKSSNPSLVCKLNKSLCGLKQASRHDYSLFTIGSGNSLVILLVYVDDIILSGPNIASVQAIQTKLQSLFQLKILGSLKYFPGLEIAKSSKGISLSQRKYALSLLEDTGFLACKPSNLPMDPNLKLNLLDGDLLPDPSMYKRLIGRLLYLTISRPDITFAVNRLSQFMKAPRVPHLHVVHHLLQYIKSAPGQGLFFPAQNSLNLTAFADADWASCVDTRRSTSDFCVFLGNNLLSWHSKKQPTISKSSTEAEYRVLSSVTSEIVWLSKLLLHFEVDVPSVMLFCDNKSAISLASNPAHHERSKHIDIDHHFIREYVQSKVVKLVHVKSQHQVADVFTKALPSPIFGKFIAKLGMINIYSPT, from the coding sequence ATGGAACTTCCCAAGGGATACAAGTCATCCAATCCTTCATTGGTATGCAAATTGAACAAATCATTATGTGGCCTAAAACAAGCCTCTAGACATGATTACTCCCTTTTTACCATTGGCTCAGGCAATTCCTTAGTCATTTTACTAGTATATGTAGATGACATCATCCTGTCAGGGCCTAATATTGCCTCCGTACAAGCTATTCAGACCAAATTACAGTCTTTGTTTCAATTGAAGATCCTTGGctctttgaaatattttcctGGCTTAGAAATAGCCAAATCCAGTAAAGGTATCTCACTATCCCAGCGAAAGTATGCTCTATCTCTTTTGGAAGATACAGGTTTCTTGGCCTGCAAACCTTCCAATTTACCAATGGATCCCAATCTGAAACTCAATCTTCTTGATGGAGACTTACTCCCTGATCCATCAATGTACAAAAGATTAATTGGTAGATTGCTTTATTTGACCATCTCACGGCCTGATATCACCTTTGCTGTGAATCGCTTAAGTCAGTTTATGAAAGCACCTAGAGTTCCTCACCTACATGTTGTTCATCATCTTCTGCAATATATCAAATCTGCTCCTGGACAAGGTTTGTTTTTCCCTGCTCAGAACTCTCTCAACCTCACTGCCTTTGCGGATGCTGATTGGGCCAGTTGTGTTGATACCAGAAGATCCACTTCTGACTTTTGTGTCTTTTTGGGAAACAACCTTCTTTCTTGGCATTCTAAGAAACAACCCACTATTTCAAAATCATCCACTGAAGCTGAATATCGTGTCTTGTCTTCTGTTACTAGTGAAATTGTTTGGTTAAGCAAGTTACTTCTTCACTTTGAAGTTGATGTGCCCTCTGTTAtgttattttgtgataacaaaTCTGCTATAAGTCTTGCTTCAAACCCTGCTCATCATGAACGatccaagcacattgacattgatCATCATTTCATTAGAGAATATGTTCAGTCCAAAGTAGTCAAGCTTGTCCATGTCAAGAGCCAACACCAGGTTGCAGATGTTTTTACAAAAGCACTTCCAAGCCCGATTTTTGGTAAATTCATTGCCAAGTTGGGAATGATTAACATCTATTCGCCAACTTGA